One Algoriphagus sp. Y33 genomic window, AACCGCTCTAAGCCAAACTTGGAATACCCATATTTTCTAGCCTGATGTTGAACAACTTTCTCTCCTATTTTGCCAAATCCATTCCATTTGGCAAGCAGTGGAATGTATCTATGCATCTCCCCATAGATCTGAATATTTTTTACAACCTTAAGGCGGTACGCCTTTAATCCACAATTGAAATCATGAAGTTTGATTCCGGAGATCCACCTTGTTACTCCGTTAAAAAACCGGGAAGGAATAGTTTTACCTAACGGGTCATGACGCTCCTTTTTCCAGCCGGACACCACATCAAACTTTCCTTCCATAATCATCACGTACAGTCCAGGGATCTCGTCCGGACTATCTTGCAGATCAGCATCCATGGTAATCACTACATCTCCACATGCTTTCTTAAACCCCGCATCCAGTGCAGCTGATTTGCCGTAGTTTCTGGTAAAATTAACACCTTTCACCACCGTAGAGTCGTGCGAAAGAGAATTGATAATTCCCCAGGAACTATCTGTACTGCCATCGTTTATGAAAATCAACTCATAAGAAAAGCCGTGATCATGCATGACACGGCTAATCCATTGAGTTAATTCAGGCAGAGACTCCTCCTCGTTAAATACGGGAACTACAACTGAAATTTGTGGCATATTAATACGAGAAATCTTCCTTTTTCTGGTTTATAGCTGCCACTATCAGCCCAAGGATTATTGCACCAAAAATTGCTGAAATAAATGTTGATACTGCAAAGAATTCAGGTGTTTGCATAAATTTCATAAAAGCTGGCAAACTATCAGGATCGGGAGCAGTTCCTCCCATTTGTTCCTGAGCCTGCATTTGAGCTTCAATAATAGAATCCACATATGTAGGATCTATGAATTTCATATATAAATAAAATCCAACACTACGTAAAACACCTCCTAATAAACCAACTAGAAGGCATATCACAAATGCCTTACCGAAAGCCAACAGGCCTGAATTCTCAGTTCTGTATTCTTTTGTAGCTAAAAAATAAATTGTAAAAGCGATGCCAACGGTTAAAAGAAATGAGATAATACCTGAGGCAATACTGGAAGAATTGCCTTGTAGACCTAGCATAGCCGTTATATAGGTGTATATAATTCCAATTAACCCGTAGATTAATCCCCATTTTTTAACTGTCTCAGATATTGGTGCCGAATTTTCCATGATTTGCTCGTTAGTTAGGATTTTTCCTTAAAATAATAGATATAATAATAGTAAAAAACAGTCCGGGAATGATTTTCCACAGCGCATCATTTAAAGCGATATCAAATGGCACCATGTTTTTGATGCTTTCCATGGTCAAGTCAAAAGAACTTTCCCCCACCTGCGTGATTATTGATTCCTTGCTACTTTCCAATACAGCAAGCTTTGAATCTTTAACCTGAACAAATAGCTCCGGGTGTATTATCAGTACTATCCATATTCCTCCCAAAGAAATAACTGCTTCCAACATATAAGCCACAAAACCTACAGACATGCCCTCTGCAAAAGACAAATAGCCCTCGTTGCTATATTCTTTGAAGAATTTAATAGCCAAAAATATGGCAATCGGAGTAATAATATAGCCAAAAATCAGCGTAAGATTGGTGGGATCGGGATAAAGGAATGACAACGTGATAAAAGCAAGGATACTCAAAGCACCAGCAAAACCTCCAAACCTATATGATGAACTAAAGTACTTATACATCCACTTCTATTAGCTGACCCTTTTGAATCACGTACTTCACTTTTCCTTTAAGATCACTTCCAAACCAAGGTGAATTGGATGAAAGTGATTTATTAGATTTTTCATCATACGTCCAATCAGCTTCAGGATCAAAAATTGTCCAGGACTGAGTTAGTTCATGAGGCAATATTTCTTTGGGACCACTTGTAATCTTTTCGATTAATAATGGCCATCCAAGTTCATTTTTAAGCAAAGCCATAGCAGGAAGAAACGTCTGCAAACCAACCATCCCGAAATGAGCAAGATCAAATTCCATAAACTTAGAATCTCTGTCTTCCGGCTGATGGTTGCTCACCAATGCGTCTATTGTACCATCCTTAATACCTTCAATCAAAGCTTCTCGGTCAGTATCTCCCCTGAACGGCGGTAATACTTTAAGATTTGGATCAAACTCCATCAAATCGGAGTCACTAAACAGCAGCTGATATATAGAAATATCCGCTGTCACATTTAATCCTTCAGCTTTTGCACCCCTTATGAGGCTAACTCCCTTAGCGGTGTTGATTGTCTGAAAATGAATCCGCCCTCCTGTATAGCGAACAATTTCTAAATTTCTTTGAATTGCAACATCTTCTGCAAGGTTAGGCATTCCTTTCACTCCAAGCATTGTGGAATTATCCCCTTCGTGCATATGCCCAAAGATTGCTAATAAAGGATCGTAGGCATGATCAAACAACACGCCATTAAACTTCTGCAGGTATTGAAGTGCCTTCATGTATCGGTCCCCATTTGCTAAAGGCTTCCTTCCTTCACCAAAAACAAAGACTCCTGATTGGTGGTGCATATCAAGGATCTCAGTGAAATTCTCTCCTTCGGTATCCTTGGTTACAGCCCCCTGAATCAAAAATTCCGGAGTATATCTTTTTGCCCTATTCAACACAAAATCTACATCTCCTTTTGACTGAATAACCGGCTCTGTATTTGGGAGAATGACAGCCGCAGAAAAACCACTGGTAACTAGACATTCCGCAAGACTTTCTATCGATTCTTTATACTCGTGTCCAGGCTCTCCCACCCCACATCGAAGATCTATCCAACCATGCGACAAAAGCCAGCCGGTAGCATCAATTTCCTGATCATAATGTGAAGTGTTGCTTGAAGCTATAGGTGTAAACTCTCCCTTTTCAAAAACGTAATCCTCAGGTTCTCCCAAACCATCAGGATGTATAATACAGAGACCTTTAAATAGAACGGACATTCAAATTTAATTTGATGCAAAACTGCAATAATATTCCAAAAATGAAAAATGGAATCAAAAATAGTATGGCGAAAGCTATCGATGCTAAAATTAAAGCCCTAACCACCAACCCTTCATCACAATAAACACGGGTTTAACTAAAGAAGCGGTAGCCCCCAAACGCAAAAAAGCCAGCATAGTGCTGGCTTTTGAATAAATGAGGCGGCGGCCTACTCTCCCGGGTGTAACCCCAGTACCATCGGCGCTGCAGGGCTTAACTTCTCTGTTCGGGATGGGAAGAGGTGGGACCCCTGCGCCAGGCCGCCTAAATCTTTGTGGCTATACATCACATAATATCTTAAGTTCTTTCCAGATACCCCGTACCTGGGAAAACAACATGTCTTGGCAGAAACTGTAACAAACAGCGCGTAAGTTTTTGGGCAATTAGTACTACTCGGCTATGGCATTGCTGCCTTTACACCTGTAGCCTATCGACGTCATCGTCTCTGACGGCCCTAGTTGGAAGTCTCATCTTGAGGGGAGTTTCGCACTTAGATGCTTTCAGCGCTTATCTCTTCCCGACGTAGCTACCCGGCAATGCAATTGGCATCACAACCGGTACACCAGCGGTCAGTCCAACCCGGTCCTCTCGTACTAAGGTCAGGTCCTCGCAAACTTCCCACGCCCGCAACAGATAGGGACCGAACTGTCTCACGACGTTCTGAACCCAGCTCGCGTGCCACTTTAATGGGCGAACAGCCCAACCCTTGGGACCTTCTTCAGCCCCAGGATGTGACGAGCCGACATCGAGGTGCCAAACCTCCCCGTCGATATGAGCTCTTGGGGGAGATCAGCCTGTTATCCCCAGCGTACCTTTTATCCTTTGAGCGACGGCTCTTCCATTCAAAACCGCCGGATCACTATACCCGTG contains:
- a CDS encoding glycosyltransferase family 2 protein, which encodes MPQISVVVPVFNEEESLPELTQWISRVMHDHGFSYELIFINDGSTDSSWGIINSLSHDSTVVKGVNFTRNYGKSAALDAGFKKACGDVVITMDADLQDSPDEIPGLYVMIMEGKFDVVSGWKKERHDPLGKTIPSRFFNGVTRWISGIKLHDFNCGLKAYRLKVVKNIQIYGEMHRYIPLLAKWNGFGKIGEKVVQHQARKYGYSKFGLERFLNGFLDLISVSFVHRYKKKPMHFFGFLGSFSFLAGFIITCWLIFEKVYGLSKGHKVREITDQPLFFLALVALIIGVQLFVTGFIAELMTSNQSKETEYKIDEEINFDF
- a CDS encoding DUF4199 domain-containing protein, which encodes MENSAPISETVKKWGLIYGLIGIIYTYITAMLGLQGNSSSIASGIISFLLTVGIAFTIYFLATKEYRTENSGLLAFGKAFVICLLVGLLGGVLRSVGFYLYMKFIDPTYVDSIIEAQMQAQEQMGGTAPDPDSLPAFMKFMQTPEFFAVSTFISAIFGAIILGLIVAAINQKKEDFSY
- a CDS encoding DUF4199 domain-containing protein, which translates into the protein MYKYFSSSYRFGGFAGALSILAFITLSFLYPDPTNLTLIFGYIITPIAIFLAIKFFKEYSNEGYLSFAEGMSVGFVAYMLEAVISLGGIWIVLIIHPELFVQVKDSKLAVLESSKESIITQVGESSFDLTMESIKNMVPFDIALNDALWKIIPGLFFTIIISIILRKNPN
- a CDS encoding dihydroorotase, producing the protein MSVLFKGLCIIHPDGLGEPEDYVFEKGEFTPIASSNTSHYDQEIDATGWLLSHGWIDLRCGVGEPGHEYKESIESLAECLVTSGFSAAVILPNTEPVIQSKGDVDFVLNRAKRYTPEFLIQGAVTKDTEGENFTEILDMHHQSGVFVFGEGRKPLANGDRYMKALQYLQKFNGVLFDHAYDPLLAIFGHMHEGDNSTMLGVKGMPNLAEDVAIQRNLEIVRYTGGRIHFQTINTAKGVSLIRGAKAEGLNVTADISIYQLLFSDSDLMEFDPNLKVLPPFRGDTDREALIEGIKDGTIDALVSNHQPEDRDSKFMEFDLAHFGMVGLQTFLPAMALLKNELGWPLLIEKITSGPKEILPHELTQSWTIFDPEADWTYDEKSNKSLSSNSPWFGSDLKGKVKYVIQKGQLIEVDV